From one Thermomicrobiales bacterium genomic stretch:
- a CDS encoding YggT family protein: MTQILQIAITFLQVMTWAVVGRALISWVDPQGTNPISRFLVQLTEPIVGPIRSVVPRIGMIDISPIFAILLLQVLARMLAQV; the protein is encoded by the coding sequence TTGACGCAGATTCTCCAGATCGCGATTACCTTTCTGCAGGTCATGACCTGGGCAGTCGTCGGGCGCGCCCTGATCTCGTGGGTTGACCCACAGGGGACGAACCCGATCTCCCGCTTTCTCGTCCAGCTGACCGAGCCGATCGTTGGCCCCATTCGATCTGTGGTGCCGCGGATCGGTATGATCGACATCTCGCCGATCTTCGCGATCCTCCTCCTTCAGGTTCTGGCTCGAATGCTTGCCCAGGTGTGA
- a CDS encoding L,D-transpeptidase family protein, whose translation MRSIVASVIVFLVVTIVLLHRTSAHDAATPPSSAIAPATATASASPPQASMMIGQPATPPSALQPTASVAPVATRPAPTATPQANPEASPADDNESSATTSHETETEESASTSRTQLAADPSEVDSLRSGGWADAIQTLDGGVMAMVMSGSANVRSAPTVNAPVVAELHTGWPIALYGVEVGGSAAGTDLWYRTWSGNYISAATVGPFVAPHAPETFAGHWVEVNLTTNYVIAWVDDTPVYAATSITGKPGFETPTGTFSIFRRNEIDTLDSATTGIAEGDVESYRLENVPWVQYFADGGFALHANYWSDPWEYGYARSHGCVNLMVDDAAWFWQFLSIGSTVSIHE comes from the coding sequence ATGCGGAGTATTGTCGCCAGCGTTATCGTGTTCCTGGTTGTCACGATCGTGCTGCTGCATCGCACCTCAGCACACGACGCCGCGACGCCTCCCTCCAGCGCGATAGCTCCAGCGACCGCGACGGCTTCAGCCTCTCCGCCCCAGGCATCGATGATGATCGGGCAGCCCGCGACCCCGCCTTCGGCCCTTCAACCGACTGCCTCGGTTGCCCCTGTCGCGACGAGGCCAGCGCCAACTGCGACACCACAAGCGAACCCTGAGGCATCACCGGCTGATGACAACGAAAGCTCAGCGACCACCAGCCATGAGACGGAAACCGAAGAGTCGGCATCGACTTCACGCACGCAACTAGCCGCAGACCCGTCCGAAGTTGACTCACTGCGATCGGGTGGCTGGGCTGACGCGATTCAGACACTGGATGGCGGCGTGATGGCAATGGTCATGTCCGGTTCCGCCAACGTTCGCTCGGCGCCGACGGTCAACGCGCCGGTCGTGGCGGAACTCCACACCGGCTGGCCGATCGCGCTCTACGGGGTTGAGGTCGGCGGCAGCGCGGCCGGCACCGATCTCTGGTACCGCACCTGGTCAGGCAACTACATCTCGGCCGCGACAGTGGGGCCATTCGTCGCGCCGCACGCTCCTGAAACATTCGCGGGGCACTGGGTCGAGGTGAACCTCACGACGAACTATGTCATCGCATGGGTCGATGACACGCCGGTGTACGCCGCGACCTCGATCACCGGGAAGCCGGGTTTCGAAACGCCGACCGGGACCTTCTCGATCTTTCGCCGCAACGAGATCGACACGCTCGATAGCGCGACGACCGGGATTGCGGAGGGCGACGTGGAATCCTACCGGTTGGAGAATGTCCCCTGGGTCCAGTATTTTGCGGACGGCGGATTCGCCCTGCATGCGAATTACTGGAGCGACCCGTGGGAGTACGGTTATGCCCGTAGCCACGGGTGCGTCAATCTGATGGTAGATGACGCCGCCTGGTTCTGGCAGTTCCTCTCGATCGGGTCCACTGTCTCGATTCACGAGTAA
- a CDS encoding glycosyltransferase family 2 protein has product MTPKVDAVVVSYNVRDLLVECLASLVVAQAAGEIARIVVIDNGSSDGSADAARRAGPNIQVVEAENRGYGAGANAGIARSDAEYVLVLNPDTVIPAGSIATLTAWLDAHPSHAVVGPRLRRPDGSIQSSRRRFPRPWTPIFESSVIEEWWPRNPVATSYHLSDRSDDVVQDVDWIVGATMLVRRAALEQAGGFDESFRMYAEEVEWCWRFQRHGWRVGFVPTTEIVHHEGASAAQDLPRRLAEFNASRVQLTGRLYDRHWESVVRVAILLDYAIRLSRESAKWLLGNRRQLRMERMRFYAAALRRGVRRG; this is encoded by the coding sequence ATGACTCCGAAAGTCGACGCTGTCGTCGTCTCATACAACGTCCGCGACTTGCTCGTGGAGTGCCTCGCGTCGCTCGTTGTGGCGCAAGCCGCCGGCGAGATCGCCCGGATCGTTGTTATCGATAACGGCAGCAGTGACGGAAGCGCGGACGCCGCACGTCGCGCCGGCCCGAACATTCAGGTCGTTGAGGCGGAGAACCGCGGCTATGGCGCCGGGGCCAATGCGGGCATTGCGCGTAGCGACGCCGAGTACGTGTTGGTGCTCAACCCGGACACCGTCATCCCGGCCGGGTCGATCGCGACGCTGACCGCCTGGCTGGATGCCCATCCATCGCACGCGGTCGTCGGGCCACGCCTCCGCCGGCCAGACGGCTCGATCCAGTCGAGCCGACGTCGCTTTCCGCGCCCGTGGACCCCGATCTTCGAAAGCTCGGTCATTGAGGAATGGTGGCCGAGGAACCCGGTCGCCACGAGCTACCATCTGTCCGACAGGTCAGACGACGTTGTGCAGGATGTCGACTGGATCGTTGGCGCGACGATGCTCGTCCGGCGAGCCGCACTTGAGCAGGCCGGCGGGTTTGACGAATCATTCCGCATGTATGCTGAAGAGGTCGAATGGTGTTGGCGGTTTCAACGACACGGTTGGCGAGTTGGCTTCGTTCCAACTACCGAGATCGTCCATCATGAGGGGGCCAGCGCGGCGCAGGATCTTCCGCGCCGGTTGGCAGAATTCAACGCCAGCCGCGTTCAATTGACCGGGCGACTGTACGACAGGCACTGGGAGTCCGTCGTCCGCGTCGCGATTCTGCTGGATTACGCGATCCGGCTATCGCGCGAATCTGCCAAGTGGCTGCTCGGGAATCGACGCCAGTTGCGCATGGAGCGAATGAGGTTCTACGCGGCAGCGCTCCGCCGAGGGGTACGAAGAGGCTGA
- a CDS encoding glycosyltransferase family 4 protein, which translates to MADIHVLLVTGEYPPMAGGVGDYTERLAAWLAREGVESTILAPVGQREQVIGFGKWGWPAARKVADIATRVGANVVHIQYQAGAFDMHPSANLLPCLLRDKFPTLTTFHDLRPPYLFPKAGVLRRFAILRMARASTRVVVTNPFDAATLAGRGIDAIEIPIAPNLPPPDLDLPVDRDTVAFFGLPSRAKGIIELIEAIGLIDPVRRPRLMMIGDMGTASANNDLVPLAEIEQLAADLIVRVDRTGYLPAQQASNALARSGVVALPFQHGASLRSGSLLAALQSGRPVVTTEPHAPTSLNDVGRMPQLQIIPRNNIGRLSGALEAALAAEDGVGPLPWPYRWPSIAAEHASLYASVIEGWELRER; encoded by the coding sequence ATGGCGGACATCCACGTGTTGCTCGTGACCGGCGAATACCCACCGATGGCCGGCGGAGTCGGCGACTATACGGAACGCCTGGCGGCATGGCTAGCCCGGGAGGGCGTCGAATCAACGATTCTGGCGCCAGTCGGACAGCGGGAGCAGGTCATCGGCTTCGGCAAGTGGGGTTGGCCGGCGGCGCGGAAGGTCGCTGATATTGCGACCCGGGTTGGCGCGAACGTCGTCCATATCCAGTATCAGGCCGGCGCATTCGATATGCACCCATCGGCGAATCTGCTGCCGTGTCTACTGCGCGACAAGTTCCCGACCCTGACGACTTTTCACGATCTCCGTCCCCCCTACCTGTTCCCTAAGGCCGGGGTCCTCCGGCGTTTCGCGATACTGCGCATGGCCCGCGCATCCACACGAGTTGTTGTGACAAATCCATTCGACGCTGCGACGTTAGCCGGCCGAGGAATCGACGCGATCGAAATCCCGATCGCGCCTAACCTTCCGCCTCCCGACCTCGATCTCCCTGTCGATCGCGATACGGTCGCGTTCTTTGGACTGCCCAGCCGCGCGAAGGGGATTATCGAGCTGATCGAGGCGATCGGCCTCATCGATCCTGTCCGCCGGCCACGCCTCATGATGATCGGTGACATGGGGACGGCATCCGCGAACAACGACCTCGTCCCGCTCGCCGAAATCGAGCAACTGGCAGCCGATCTGATTGTTCGCGTCGACCGCACTGGCTACCTCCCAGCACAGCAGGCAAGCAACGCGTTGGCCCGATCCGGCGTCGTTGCTCTCCCATTCCAGCATGGCGCCAGCTTGCGCAGCGGGTCGCTGCTGGCTGCCTTGCAATCAGGGAGGCCGGTCGTCACGACCGAGCCACATGCGCCAACTTCGCTGAACGATGTGGGCAGAATGCCGCAACTGCAGATCATTCCACGCAACAACATCGGTCGTTTGAGCGGCGCTTTGGAGGCCGCGCTGGCGGCAGAGGACGGAGTCGGGCCGCTCCCGTGGCCTTATCGCTGGCCGTCGATCGCGGCTGAGCACGCGAGCCTGTATGCGTCGGTCATCGAGGGTTGGGAGCTCCGGGAGCGATGA
- the rpoD gene encoding RNA polymerase sigma factor RpoD, which translates to MPDNTDNLSNRDDRKADPGPIADPPPGAFEVDESLVNQLVRRAEANGALNWDDIRQLVDVDKDRATRDAVEARLTELGISIGGDSHVADEIDSPSADAEDADEDEGESRLDLFVDRRIADIDLSGVSLDDPVRMYLREIGRVPLLTAQQEVDLAQRMERRDHLARLALRLTEGRAERPDIRIRQAVSEFAEQIGRTVYLSFSEGWRFAEVLYQEAYPDQRADSKMRMLAAVLPITQLPDALFKSVADGFGITTGALEEELRRRRVEWDLLPRSIQRRIAAPDAMIDQDEASALLTEAAPQMSQTYLQRVEQGDVARTDLTEANLRLVVSVAKKYVGRGMSMLDLVQEGNLGLIRAVEKFQHHKGFKFSTYATWWIRQAITRAIADQARTIRIPVHMVETINRLIRTSRRLQQELGREPTSEEIAREMDLTPEKVRDIQKISQEPISIDMPIGEEEDSSLGDFIEDQKALAPADAASQQMLKEQMERVLSQLSERERRVLELRFGLEDGRSRTLEEVGREFGVTRERIRQIEAKALRKLRHPTKSRQLRDYLE; encoded by the coding sequence GTGCCAGACAACACCGACAATCTGAGCAATCGAGACGACCGTAAGGCAGATCCCGGCCCCATAGCTGACCCGCCACCGGGCGCTTTCGAGGTGGATGAATCGCTGGTGAATCAGCTCGTCCGGCGTGCCGAAGCGAATGGCGCCCTGAATTGGGATGACATTCGCCAACTCGTCGATGTCGATAAGGATCGAGCGACACGCGACGCGGTCGAGGCGCGGCTCACGGAGCTCGGTATTTCGATCGGTGGTGACAGTCATGTCGCCGATGAGATCGACAGCCCGAGCGCCGATGCCGAGGATGCCGATGAAGATGAAGGGGAGAGCCGCCTTGATCTCTTCGTCGACAGGCGGATCGCTGATATCGACCTCTCAGGTGTCAGCCTCGACGACCCAGTGCGTATGTACCTTCGCGAGATCGGGCGTGTGCCACTGCTTACTGCCCAACAAGAGGTCGATCTGGCACAGCGGATGGAACGAAGGGACCACCTGGCGCGCCTGGCGTTGCGACTCACCGAAGGCAGGGCCGAGAGACCCGATATCCGCATCCGCCAGGCTGTCAGCGAGTTCGCCGAGCAAATCGGCCGAACTGTGTATCTCTCCTTCTCCGAAGGCTGGCGATTTGCTGAGGTGCTCTACCAGGAGGCTTACCCCGACCAGCGCGCCGACTCGAAGATGCGGATGCTTGCCGCTGTCTTGCCGATAACCCAGCTTCCGGATGCGTTGTTCAAGTCCGTTGCCGACGGGTTCGGGATCACCACCGGAGCGCTTGAGGAGGAGCTACGCCGTCGCCGGGTCGAGTGGGACCTGTTGCCGCGCTCCATCCAGCGCCGGATCGCCGCGCCGGACGCAATGATCGACCAGGACGAGGCATCTGCGCTGCTGACCGAAGCCGCGCCACAGATGAGCCAGACTTACCTGCAGCGAGTTGAGCAAGGCGATGTGGCCCGCACAGACCTCACCGAGGCGAATCTGCGGCTGGTCGTCAGCGTTGCCAAGAAGTATGTCGGGCGCGGGATGTCGATGCTCGACCTCGTTCAGGAGGGCAACCTCGGGCTGATCCGCGCCGTCGAGAAATTCCAGCACCATAAAGGATTCAAGTTCTCGACATATGCAACCTGGTGGATTCGTCAGGCGATCACTCGAGCGATTGCCGACCAGGCGCGCACCATCCGCATACCGGTCCACATGGTCGAGACGATCAATCGGCTGATCCGGACATCGAGGAGGCTACAGCAGGAGCTTGGGCGCGAGCCGACGTCCGAGGAGATCGCCCGTGAGATGGATCTCACGCCTGAGAAGGTGCGGGATATCCAGAAGATCTCACAGGAGCCGATATCGATCGATATGCCGATTGGTGAGGAGGAAGACTCCAGCCTCGGCGACTTTATCGAGGACCAGAAGGCGCTCGCGCCTGCCGATGCCGCGTCACAACAGATGTTGAAGGAGCAGATGGAGCGCGTCCTGAGCCAGCTCTCCGAACGCGAGCGCCGGGTGCTTGAGCTGCGCTTTGGTCTGGAGGACGGTCGTAGCCGGACACTGGAGGAAGTGGGCCGGGAATTCGGCGTCACCCGCGAGCGCATCCGCCAGATCGAGGCGAAGGCGCTGCGCAAGCTCCGTCACCCGACCAAGTCCCGCCAGCTGCGCGACTATCTCGAATAG
- the obgE gene encoding GTPase ObgE, translating into MLVDRARIQVTAGDGGRGVASFRREKFVPMGGPDGGDGGRGGDVILRVDPHLATLLPFQYASHFRAGHGQAGRNQKMHGKNGETKYIDVPPGTIVIDDESGEPVADLVEAGSEIVVARAGRGGLGNSHFTSSTRQAPRIAELGEPGEERWIRLELKLIADVGLVGFPNAGKSTLLAAASAARPKIADYPFTTLEPNLGVVEVGGRRGETFVLADIPGLIEGAAEGVGLGHEFLRHVERTRLLLHVIDGSGGLEGRDPIDDFEIIDAELVAYSDELGAKPRFLAINKIDLAETRENLPRLHEALDGRVERVFDVSGVTGAGVPEMMAAIKERLQDIPRLADLVPVESRRIYTLDELDDTAWVAERVSSHHFVVRGRKIERTLVMTDFSSEDAADRFQRILEASGISNKLEDLGVEPGDVIHIGEAELIWDQAAMEHGDADEKRRRTHRERLQDSFEGEIEKSGHRRRQRGRSAQQKQP; encoded by the coding sequence GTGCTGGTTGATCGCGCGCGTATTCAGGTCACTGCTGGTGATGGCGGCCGTGGGGTCGCCTCGTTTCGACGTGAGAAGTTCGTTCCGATGGGCGGCCCGGATGGCGGGGATGGCGGTCGGGGCGGCGACGTGATTCTTCGGGTCGATCCCCACCTGGCGACGTTGCTGCCATTTCAGTATGCCTCGCACTTCCGTGCCGGCCATGGTCAGGCCGGCCGCAACCAGAAGATGCACGGCAAGAATGGCGAGACGAAGTACATTGACGTTCCTCCCGGCACGATCGTCATCGACGACGAGAGCGGCGAACCAGTCGCCGACCTGGTCGAGGCGGGTAGCGAGATCGTCGTCGCGCGCGCGGGCAGGGGCGGGCTGGGCAACTCGCACTTCACGAGCTCGACTCGACAGGCGCCGCGCATTGCTGAGCTGGGTGAGCCAGGCGAGGAACGCTGGATCCGGCTCGAGCTCAAGCTGATTGCCGATGTGGGTCTGGTTGGTTTTCCGAACGCCGGAAAGTCGACGCTGTTGGCCGCTGCTAGCGCCGCGCGTCCGAAGATCGCAGATTATCCGTTCACCACGCTCGAGCCGAACCTTGGCGTCGTCGAGGTAGGCGGACGTCGTGGCGAAACCTTCGTCCTGGCAGATATCCCCGGTCTGATCGAGGGCGCGGCCGAAGGGGTCGGCCTCGGCCACGAGTTCCTTCGTCACGTTGAGCGCACGCGCCTGCTCCTGCATGTCATCGACGGCTCCGGCGGCCTCGAAGGACGTGACCCGATCGACGACTTTGAGATCATCGATGCTGAGCTGGTTGCCTATTCCGATGAGCTTGGCGCCAAGCCACGGTTCCTCGCGATCAACAAGATCGATCTTGCCGAGACCCGCGAGAATCTGCCGAGATTGCATGAGGCGCTGGACGGCCGGGTTGAGAGGGTCTTCGACGTATCGGGTGTGACCGGCGCGGGAGTTCCGGAGATGATGGCTGCCATCAAGGAACGCCTCCAGGATATCCCGCGACTTGCAGATCTGGTCCCGGTGGAGAGTCGCCGCATCTACACGCTGGATGAGCTGGACGACACTGCCTGGGTCGCCGAGCGCGTGTCCAGCCACCACTTCGTGGTGCGCGGGCGCAAGATCGAGCGCACGTTGGTGATGACCGATTTCTCCAGCGAGGACGCCGCCGACCGGTTTCAACGCATTCTCGAGGCGTCGGGGATCTCGAACAAGCTCGAGGATCTGGGCGTCGAGCCCGGCGATGTCATCCATATCGGCGAAGCGGAACTGATCTGGGATCAGGCGGCGATGGAACACGGTGACGCCGACGAAAAGCGCCGACGAACGCATCGCGAGCGGTTGCAGGACAGCTTCGAGGGTGAGATCGAGAAATCCGGCCACCGTCGCCGCCAGCGCGGGCGGAGCGCACAGCAGAAACAACCCTGA
- a CDS encoding glycosyltransferase family 39 protein — translation MIAVARERFIAKAVAHAALIHYLAFAAVVTAGAWLRLTGLGRQSLWFDEVDVVVRAQRSFDQVLRTFVAAGENGPLYNVMLAIWVRMAGISEVAVRLPSAVAGVATIPLLYLLARRVAGSRVGLLAAGLLAISPYHIWYSQEAKMYTIVVLLSVLSTLFLAEALIRNRAVWWIVYVVMTSLMFYTHVATVLVFVAQSGYVILTRTRWRGRERGWLLAAAALTLPYVPIALWAIKVIGGGVATWQPDVSLWDAVRILGVKLAVNRSTPGIERGGAILYGLLAGGGILTLRWQRRPARWWLLLSALVVVPIAGLWAVSLRQSVFSDRYAIVALPAYLILVAGSVGALIAGRRAWPLGLLSLTLLLAFAWAPIRDVDRTHAAVKEDWRSAYADIARRAEPGDAIIVHPGYLITTLDYYAQREPSLRQYPVATIPTFKVKWLTRDLMIEQIRDQVGGAQRLWLVESPDRVPDEDPDNVLGSWLATTGTLLYSHEVTGVRVSLFEMPPGW, via the coding sequence ATGATCGCAGTGGCGCGCGAACGATTCATCGCGAAGGCTGTCGCGCATGCCGCGTTGATCCACTACCTGGCTTTCGCGGCTGTTGTCACGGCTGGCGCATGGCTGCGACTGACCGGGCTGGGTCGACAGAGCCTGTGGTTCGACGAGGTCGATGTCGTCGTCCGCGCTCAGCGGTCGTTCGACCAGGTGCTGCGAACATTCGTCGCAGCCGGTGAAAACGGCCCACTCTACAACGTCATGCTGGCAATCTGGGTGCGGATGGCTGGCATCTCGGAGGTCGCGGTGCGGTTACCCTCAGCCGTCGCCGGCGTCGCAACGATTCCGCTGCTCTATCTGTTGGCGAGGCGAGTCGCTGGCAGTCGAGTCGGGTTGCTGGCGGCGGGACTGCTGGCGATCTCGCCTTATCACATCTGGTACTCGCAAGAGGCCAAGATGTACACGATCGTCGTTCTTCTCTCGGTGCTATCGACCCTGTTCCTCGCCGAGGCGCTGATCCGTAACCGCGCCGTGTGGTGGATCGTCTACGTCGTGATGACCAGCCTGATGTTCTATACCCACGTCGCAACGGTGCTGGTGTTCGTCGCCCAGTCGGGGTACGTGATCCTCACGAGGACAAGGTGGCGCGGACGAGAACGCGGTTGGCTTCTGGCCGCCGCGGCGCTGACCCTGCCGTATGTCCCGATCGCGCTATGGGCGATCAAGGTCATTGGCGGTGGCGTGGCGACCTGGCAGCCAGATGTCAGCCTCTGGGACGCAGTCCGCATCCTCGGCGTGAAGCTGGCCGTCAATCGCTCCACACCCGGCATCGAGCGCGGGGGCGCGATCTTATATGGCTTACTGGCCGGTGGAGGGATCCTCACGCTGCGCTGGCAGCGGCGGCCGGCCCGATGGTGGCTGTTGCTGAGCGCGCTGGTCGTAGTTCCAATCGCCGGGCTATGGGCCGTCTCACTGCGACAGTCTGTATTTTCTGACCGCTACGCGATCGTCGCGCTGCCGGCCTACCTCATCCTCGTGGCTGGTTCCGTCGGGGCACTGATCGCCGGCCGTCGCGCCTGGCCCCTCGGGTTGCTCAGCCTCACGCTTCTGCTGGCGTTTGCCTGGGCGCCGATCCGCGATGTCGATCGAACGCACGCGGCCGTCAAGGAGGATTGGCGCTCGGCCTACGCCGACATCGCGCGTCGCGCCGAGCCAGGTGACGCGATCATCGTCCATCCGGGCTATCTGATTACGACGCTCGACTACTACGCACAGCGCGAACCGTCGCTGCGACAATATCCGGTTGCGACGATCCCGACCTTCAAGGTCAAATGGCTCACGCGCGACCTGATGATCGAACAGATTCGCGACCAGGTCGGCGGAGCCCAACGCCTCTGGCTGGTCGAATCGCCTGACCGCGTTCCCGACGAAGACCCCGACAACGTGCTTGGTTCGTGGTTAGCAACGACCGGGACACTCCTCTACTCCCACGAAGTCACCGGCGTGCGGGTATCGCTCTTCGAGATGCCACCGGGCTGGTAA
- the lysA gene encoding diaminopimelate decarboxylase, whose amino-acid sequence MLWPMTAMRDSSGALRIADVSLSELVDTYDTPLYVFDTATIREQCRRYCRAFADAWVRPRVVYAGKAGMSRALLEIIADEGLWLDVVSGGELAYALACGFPAHRIHFHGNNKTAAELRLALDSRIDTVVVDNFDEIDMLAELAAGRPQPQAVLVRVNPGIDVHTHDYRKTGIPDSKFGLGIQNGQAEEAVRRIQRIPGLQLNGFHAHVGSQIFEIDPFVDTVEALFGFAAQMRDAHGVEIGEISPGGGLGIPYEATDPDTRVEEYVAALAACARESSAQYGISPPVLTIEPGRTIVGQAGVAVYTIGARKEIPGVRTYVSVDGGMADNIRPALYGAAYTAELVGRPSEGDLAAVTIAGKYCESGDILIERVALPPFARGDYLAIPAAGAYCLAMASNYNQSLRPAVVFVEDGESRLTQRRETVDDLLRRDIDDAPPPSAVTREAPG is encoded by the coding sequence ATGCTCTGGCCCATGACGGCTATGCGCGATTCCAGTGGCGCACTCCGGATCGCTGATGTCTCACTCTCCGAGCTAGTGGACACCTACGACACGCCACTCTATGTCTTCGACACAGCGACGATCCGCGAGCAATGTCGAAGATATTGTCGCGCGTTCGCAGATGCCTGGGTTCGTCCGCGCGTTGTGTATGCCGGCAAGGCCGGGATGTCCAGGGCACTGCTCGAAATCATCGCTGACGAGGGACTCTGGCTTGATGTCGTCTCGGGCGGGGAGCTCGCGTACGCGCTCGCCTGTGGTTTCCCGGCACATCGGATCCACTTCCACGGGAATAACAAGACGGCCGCGGAGCTGCGGCTAGCGCTTGATAGCCGGATCGACACGGTTGTCGTCGATAATTTCGACGAGATCGACATGCTGGCGGAGCTCGCTGCCGGCCGCCCACAACCGCAGGCAGTGCTGGTGCGGGTCAACCCCGGCATCGATGTTCATACCCACGATTATCGCAAGACCGGTATTCCCGACTCGAAGTTCGGGCTGGGGATCCAGAATGGACAAGCGGAGGAGGCCGTCCGCCGAATCCAGCGAATTCCGGGGCTCCAGCTGAACGGTTTCCACGCTCACGTCGGTTCGCAGATCTTCGAGATCGATCCGTTCGTCGACACCGTAGAAGCACTGTTCGGTTTCGCGGCACAGATGCGTGATGCCCATGGCGTCGAGATCGGCGAGATCAGCCCTGGCGGCGGCCTTGGTATCCCATATGAAGCGACGGATCCCGATACACGAGTGGAGGAGTATGTTGCCGCGTTGGCAGCCTGCGCTCGAGAGTCGTCCGCGCAGTACGGAATATCCCCGCCCGTGCTGACAATCGAGCCTGGCCGCACCATTGTCGGTCAGGCCGGCGTCGCGGTCTATACGATCGGCGCGCGCAAGGAGATTCCTGGCGTCCGGACATACGTCTCCGTCGATGGCGGAATGGCGGATAATATCCGCCCGGCGCTGTATGGCGCGGCGTATACTGCCGAGCTCGTCGGCCGGCCGAGCGAAGGAGACCTCGCGGCTGTGACGATTGCCGGCAAGTATTGTGAGTCGGGCGATATTCTCATCGAGCGTGTCGCGCTGCCACCGTTCGCCCGAGGGGATTATCTGGCGATTCCGGCAGCCGGCGCGTACTGTCTGGCGATGGCCAGCAATTACAACCAGTCGCTACGTCCGGCCGTTGTATTCGTTGAAGATGGCGAGAGCCGCCTGACACAGCGTCGGGAGACGGTCGACGATCTGCTCCGGCGCGATATCGACGATGCGCCGCCTCCCTCAGCCGTCACCCGGGAAGCGCCGGGCTGA
- a CDS encoding glycosyltransferase family 2 protein translates to MRDDLTAIVLTLDEEGHLPGCLASLAQLTQKVIVVDSGSSDQTVDIARAAGAHVTTRRFDGYASQRNAALLLADTPWVLFLDADERLTPEGAIELTAFLDDASEEVVGGRLPRYNIVFGRALRGGGWWPDHQTRLLRRASARYDEHRQVHEVVILDGQAVDLVTPLVHLNYETRGEFVRKQRIYSRQAAAQLVAGGQIPRRRSYLSAPARELVRRFVMRHGYRDGSTGLFLALALAYEQARIVWLVRHGARR, encoded by the coding sequence ATGCGCGACGATCTCACCGCGATTGTCCTGACACTCGACGAGGAGGGGCATCTCCCCGGCTGCCTGGCATCGCTGGCACAACTGACGCAGAAGGTGATCGTCGTTGATTCCGGCTCGTCCGACCAGACCGTCGACATCGCTCGCGCAGCCGGAGCCCACGTCACGACGCGTCGGTTCGACGGTTATGCCAGTCAGCGCAACGCAGCCCTGCTGCTGGCCGACACGCCATGGGTCCTCTTCCTCGACGCGGATGAGCGACTGACGCCAGAGGGCGCGATCGAGCTCACAGCATTCCTCGACGATGCCAGCGAAGAGGTTGTCGGAGGTCGGCTTCCACGCTACAACATCGTCTTCGGTCGAGCGCTCCGCGGGGGAGGCTGGTGGCCCGACCATCAGACACGCCTGCTCCGGCGCGCCAGCGCTCGTTATGACGAGCATCGCCAGGTCCACGAGGTTGTGATACTGGACGGGCAGGCGGTCGATCTCGTCACACCATTGGTGCACCTCAACTATGAGACCCGCGGAGAGTTCGTCCGCAAGCAACGGATCTACTCCCGACAGGCAGCAGCCCAGTTGGTGGCCGGGGGCCAAATCCCCCGACGGCGGTCGTATCTTTCCGCTCCAGCTCGCGAGCTTGTGCGACGATTTGTCATGCGCCACGGCTACCGGGACGGATCTACTGGTCTCTTCCTCGCGCTGGCCCTGGCGTACGAGCAAGCGAGAATCGTCTGGCTCGTCCGGCATGGAGCGCGCCGATGA